The Hymenobacter oligotrophus genome segment TCCTGGCGGGTGTAGTAATGTTCGTGTCGCTTTTCCTTGAGACCGGTCCTGCTGCTGCTGGTTGGACAATCTACCCGCCGCTGAGCGCTCTGCCGCAAGCAATTCCTGGCTCAGGCGCTGGTCAAACTTTGTGGCTGGTATCGATGGCTTTGTTCATCGTTTCTCAGCTGCTGGGTGGTGTAAACTACATCACCACTGTAATTAACCTTCGTACGGCTGGTATGTCGATGGCTAAGCTGCCGCTTACTATCTGGTCGTTCTTCCTGACTGCAATTCTGGGCTTGTTGTCATTCCCGGTTCTTTTCTCAGCCGCTTTGCTGCTGATTTTTGACCGCTCGTTTGGCACCAGCTTCTTCCTATCGGATATCTACATTGGTGGTGAAGCTTTGAACCACGTTGGTGGTAGCCCGATCCTTTTCCAACACTTGTTCTGGTTCCTAGGTCACCCGGAGGTTTACATCGTGATCATGCCGGCAATGGGTATCGTTTCTGAAGTTATGGCCACGAATGCTCGTAAGCCTATCTTCGGTTATCGTGCCATGATTGGTTCGCTGATCGGTATTTCGCTGCTGTCGTTCGTTGTGTGGGCTCACCACATGTTCGTTACGGGCATGAACCCTTTCCTCGGTTCGGTGTTCATGTTCCTCACGCTGATTATCGCAGTTCCTTCGGCAGTTAAAACATTCAACTGGTTGGCTACGCTGTGGCGCGGTAATATCCGTTTCACGACAGCTATGCTCTTCGCCATCGGTTTCGTTTCGCTGTTCGTTTCCGGCGGTCTGACTGGTATCATTCTAGGTAACGCTGCCCTCGATATTCAGATGCACAACACCTACTTCGTGGTAGCTCACTTCCACTTGGTAATGGGTAGCTCTGCTTTCTTCGGCATGTTTGCTGGTGTTTACCACTGGTTCCCGAAGATGTTTGGCCGAATGATGGACGAAAAGCTTGGCTATGTTCACTTCTGGCTCACCATTCTGGCTGCTTACCTGGTGTTCCTGCCGATGCACTACGTTGGTATTGCTGGCTTTCCGCGTCGTTATTACGCCTACACAGCTTACGAAACGTTTAATCAGTTCGCTGACCTGAACACGTTCATCTCGATTGCGGCCATCTTCGCTTTCTTTGCCCAGTTCGTGTTCTTGTTCAACTTCGTGTACAGCATCTTCCGTGGCCGCCGCGCTACCGAGAACCCCTGGAATTCGAATACACTTGAGTGGACTACCCCAGTGGTGCCTGGTCACGGTAACTGGCCTGGTGCAATCCCTGCTGTGTACCGTTGGCCTTACGACTACAGCAAGCCAGGCGCTGAACAGGACTTTATTCCGCAACACATTCCGTACTCGCAGACCGTATCTTCGAACCTGCCGTACGAGCGCGAAATGGAATAAATCACTTTCCAATAAATGCAAAAAGGGAAGCCACAATTTGGCTTCCCTTTTTCTTTTTCATCCAATACGGTAGGAACTTCGCCGCCCCATCTGGTTTTACATTTTAGATGAACACACCAGCTTTCGAACGTCGTTTTAGGTTTGTTGCTACGCTCACATTGGTAGCGGTGTACATACTGATTTTGGTTGGCGGCATTGTTAGAAGCACCGGTTCAGGTATGGGCTGCCCCGACTGGCCTAAATGCTTTGGGCAATGGGTGCCACCTACTCATATCAGCCAATTGCCCGCCAACTACAAAGAGATTTACACCGCGCAACGAGTCGCTAAAAATAAGCGCGTTGCTAAGACTCTTGAAAGCCTAGGCTTTGCTGAAGTAGCTGCTAACATTTTTGCGCACCCCAACCAATACATCGAAACGGACTTCAATCCTGTAAAAACGTGGATTGAGTACCTGAACCGTTTGACCGGCGTCGTCATCGGCTTTCTGATAATGTTGACGATGGTAGCTGCATGGCCCTATCGTAAGCGCGACCCATTGATCTTCTGGGCGGCTTTCGCAAGCTTCATTACCGTTGGGGTGCAGGGTTGGCTGGGCTCTTTGGTAGTGTCGACCAACCTGCTGCCTGTCATGGTAACTATCCACATGAGCTTAGCATTGGTCTTGGTTGGGCTGCTCATTTGGGCTGTTGTACGGGCAAGTAAGGTTAGCACTTTTGCGCATAAGCAGCCTTTAGGCATTAGTGTGGCTATCCTATTAAGCCTCCTGGTAGCACTGACTTTCCTGCAAATTGTCTTGGGCACGCAGGTGCGCGAGGATATTGATATGGTGGCATTTGGAATGAACTACCTTAACCGCGAACTGTGGATTGCGAAGTTGGGTGGCGTCTTTCGATTTCACCGGACCTTCTCGGCGGTTTTGCTGATTGGTAATGTGTATGCAGCGGTACGCCTTTTTCAAACGGGTATTCCTAGCTTGGCTAAAATGGCATATGCCACCCTGTTAGTGCTGGTGATGGAAATCATTGCTGGCGTTACCCTTGCTTACTTTGCCATGCCGGCTGCTGCCCAGCCTATTCACCTCACCCTAGGCACGTTGCTGTTCGGAGTGCAATTCCTCGCTTTGGTGCAATACCAAAAGCTAATGCAAATTCCGCAAGCAAGCCCGCATACGGTTGTTGTTGCGTAACTTTGCGGCCCATTTGTAGCCGAATGCCCGGCTTGATTGTTTCTGCTGGTGATGACAAAGGCCAGGGCCTACTTCCAACTTCTGAAATTTCGGCTTTCGCTCACGGTAGCGTTTTCTGCGGCCATTGGCTTCATGCTTGGCCAGCGCGAATTTGCTTGGCGCAGTCATTGGGCAGAAGCGCTATTGGTGATGCTTGGAGGCTTGCTGGTAACAGGCTCGGCCAACACCATTAACCAAATCTACGAGAAGGACCTAGACCGGCTGATGAAGCGCACCGCCCAGCGCCCGTTGCCGCAAGGGGTGCTATCGGTAACGGAAGCTTGGATTTTTGTTGTCGTGACGGGAATGGCCGGTTTGGTGCTGTTGGGGTGGTATTTCAATCCGCTTACGGCCGCCATCTCGCTGCTTTCGTTAATCCTGTACGGTTTTATCTACACGCCGCTTAAGCGTATTTCGCCGATTTGTGTGGCAGTAGGCGCAATACCCGGAGGCTTGCCGCCCATGATCGGGTGGGTAGCCGCCACTGGTATGCTCACAGTAGAAGCATGGATTCTGTTTGGCATTCAGTTTATGTGGCAGTTCCCGCACTTCTGGGCTATTGCTTGGGTGCTGGACGAAGATTACAGTAAAGCTGGCTTCCGGATGCTACCTACCGCAGGCGGGCGCGATTTGCGCACGGCTTTCCAAATCATGACGTACACGCTGCTTCTCATTCCGTTGAGCTTGTTGCCTATGCAATTCGGGATGACGGGGAAAACTTCGGCACTTATTGCTGTGCTGTGCGGAGTTTTATTCTTGATGCAGACGTTTTACTTGATGCGTACAGGTTCCAAGAAAGCCGCGATGCGCATCATGTTTGGCTCTTTTCTGTACCTCCCAATTGTGCAGATAGCCTTGGTAATTGACAAACTCTAACATTTCGGATATGCATCCTTCCGAGTCGTTAAACAACAAGCAGGTCGCCCTAGGTATTCATCCGTTGCGCTTCCTGCTTTGGCTGATGATTATCAGCATCACCATGATGTTTGCCGCTTTTACCAGCGCCTACATCGTGCGCCGGGGTGAGGGCGGCTGGCTCGAGTTCGATCTGCCCTCGGGGCTAATCTTTAACTCGGTGGTGATACTGCTGAGCAGTGCTGCTATACAATGGGCATGGCATTCGGCGCGCCGCGACGAGCTGCGCCGGGTTCAAGTGGCCATGCTGATAACTTTTGCCCTAGGTGTTCTTTTCCTTTTTGGGCAGTGGCAGGTATGGCAGGAGTTGGTTCAGAGCAAGATTTTCTTTGGTGGGGCCGACAGCAATCCGGCGGGTTCTTTCGTATATGTGCTCACCGGTGTACACGGCTTTCACTTGATAACGGGTTTGGTTTTCCTGGTAGTGGTACTGCTTAAAAGTCTGCGTTTTCAGGTTCATTCCCGGCAAATGATGGCCATGACCAACGGAACCATCTATTGGCACTTCCTGGGTGGGCTTTGGTTGTACCTGTATTTGTTTCTACTTTTGAACCACTGATTCCGTTTTTCTCGCACACTATGGCCATTTCCACTACGGCAACGCAGAACGCCGCATACGAAGCGCCGCGCAGCGGCACCTGGGACGGCGGCAACGAACCTTTCAAGGCTAGCTATGGCAAGCTGATGATGTGGTTCTTTCTGCTGTCGGATGCATTCACGTTCGCGGCATTCCTGACCACCTACGGCATGGTGCGTCACCGCCACCTTGCTTACACCGGTACGCCCGAGGCGTTCAAATTCAGCACCGCTTATTGGCCCATTCCGGAGAAAGTATTCAACGCTTTCCCCGGCCTGCACGGTGTTGATATTCCTCTGGCTTTCGTGGCCTTGATGACCATGATCCTTATCGTGTCGTCGGTAACGATGGTATTGGCAGTGGAAGCTGGCCACCGCATGGACAAGGACGACGTGCAGAAGTGGCTGCTGTGGACTATCCTGTTCGGTGGCATGTTCTTGGGCTGCCAGGCTTGGGAATGGGCTCACTTTATCTCCGGTACCGACGAGGGTACGCTGATGGCCGATGGTACGCGCTTCTTTGGTGCTAACCTCACCATGAATCAGTACGGCCCGGTGCTATTCGCCGACCTGTTTTTCTTCATTACAGGTTTCCACGGTACCCACGTATTCTCGGGTGTCTGCCTTTTGGTGTACGCGTTTATCGCCACCACCAACGGCACCTTTCACAAACGTGGCCACTACGAAATGGTTGAGAAGATTGGCCTTTACTGGCACTTTGTAGACCTGGTGTGGGTATTCGTTTTCACCTTCTTCTACCTGATCTAATTGCTTGATAGTTGAATGGCTAAATGGCTGCATGTTCATCGGACATCAACCATTTAGCCATTTGGCTGTTTAAACCTCGTCATAACATGGCTCACCACGCTCCCGAAAACGATTACAATGCCGAAGGGCACGCAGTACACGGCAAGCCCAACGTGAAGCCCATTCTGCGTGCACTAGCGTGGATTGTAGGCATCACAGCCTTCGAATTCTTGCTGGCTTTCGTAATGGATGCAAGCACGCTGCGCAACTCGATTTTCATCATCCTGACCATTTTCAAAGCCTTCTTCATCGTTGCCGAGTTTATGCACTTGCGCCACGAAACAAAGGGCCTGATTTGGTCAATCATGATTCCGATGGCCCTGCTCATTTGGCTGCTGGTGGCCTTGGTGTCCGAAGGTAGCTTCGTAGGCGAAGCCATCTTCAGCGCTTACAAATAAGGCATGAGGCCCCAGAAAATCTTAATACTGGGCCTGCTTCTGCTCTTGCCGGTACTGGCGTTTCTGTTCTTATACAGCTTCGGTACCAACCATTTCGCGCTGCGCATTTTCTACCCAGTTCGTGTCGATTCGACGCAGGTGGGGGGAAGTGGCAGCGCGATACGGTTTTTCACCGAGTTGGTAATTTCCGTTTGCAGAACCAGTCGGGGCAGCTTGTTACCGCCAAAAACCTGGAAGGCAGTGTGTACGTGAGCAGCTTTTTCTCTGCCACTTGCACCAAGGAGTGCCTCAAGCTGAACAGCCAGTTGCAGCGGGTGCAGGAAAAATTCAGGAAGGAACCGCGCCTGAAACTGATTTCGTTTAGTGTTGATCCGCAGCACGACTCGGTGCCTGTGCTGGCCGGCTATGCCGAGCAGTACGGCGCCATTGCTGGCAAATGGTACTTTCTGACGGGAGCTGCGGACAGTGTGCAGCGCTTGGCCGTGCAGGATTACAAGATTGCCCAGACCGAGTCGGCAACTATCGGCTCGGCAGTTGGTTTAGTACATAGCCAACGGTTGGTTCTGGTCGACCGCGATAAGCAGATACGAGGCATCTACGACGGCCTCGACCCGAAAGACGTGGACCGGTTAATGACTGAAATTCGCATTTTGCTTTACACTTATGACCACGACTAGCACCGGCGTAGTGGCTGGCCCCGTAATGCCGCGCGGGTACAAAGTGGTAATGATTGCACTGGGCGTTATCATCCCGATAGCGGTAGCCGTGCTCTACTATTTTCCGCAGCTTTTCCGCATCGAAGGAGCTGACGTAAGTTTTCTGCCGGCGGTTAACGCCGGGCTTAATTCGCTCACGGCGGTTTGTTTGGTGCTGGGGTATTACTTCATCCGCAACAAGGATGTTGCTAAGCACCGGACCATGATGGGCACTGCCTTTTTGCTCGGATCAATTTTTTTAGTGTCGTACGTGGTGTACCACTCCCAAGCTGAAACCACGCGTTTCGGCGGAGAAGGACTCATCCGTTACGTGTACTACTTCGTGTTGCTGACGCACATTTTGCTGGCGGCGGTAACGGTTGGTTTGGTGCTGTTCACGCTGTACTTTGCCATATCCAACCAGTTTGCCAAGCACCGCAAAATTGCGCGCTGGACATACCCCATCTGGCTCTATGTGTCGGTTACAGGCGTAATCGTATATTTCATGATTGCGCCGTATTACGTACACTAGCTCCGACGGAACTTCACTTCTGAAAAGCTGTTGAAAGAAGTATGAAAAAGGTATTGTTTGCCGTTTTGCCGTTGCTGTTGGTAATGCTGTTGAGCATTGCCCCGCGTGCTAGCTATGCGCAATGCACTCTGTGCAAAAACAACGTTGAGTCGGCCCGCACTGATAAAGACGGGTACGACATTTCGGGACTCAACAAGGGCATTTTGTACATGATGGCGGCTCCCTACGTCATGGGTGGTTTGGTTGGGTTCTTCTGGTACCGCAACGTGCGCCGTAAACGCCAGCAGGCTGCCTAACAAAAGCACCGTTGCTACGCTCTAGGTGCTCGGCAGTCCTACGGGCAAGCGCAGAGCTAAAGCCTGCCTAGGCGCCAATTTGCTAGGCCTGCCCACGAGCTGAGGTGGACACAACCACCTAGGGCAACAAACCGATCAACGAATATGCTTTGCACGCAAATGCCGCCGCCTGGCGGCATTTTTGCTTATTGCCCCGTCGAATGCTAAGCAAGTGCTTAATCTTGCTCCGGTTACACCCACAACTTTTTTAGTGACGAAGCGCTTTTCACCGCTGGTGCTGCTGCTGGCGGCTTTGCTCTGCTTTTCGGGAGCTTTATTGAGCAACCACTTTACGGCGCCGGGGGTGCTGATGCAGGCCGATATGACGCGGCTACAGCAACTGCTTTCGGGGGCCGAGCAGCGGGCCGAGCGCGAGGCGGAAAGCTTGGCCGTGCAGCTGCTGCGCGGGCAAGGCAGTTTTGCAACGTTGCAGGGAGCTACGTACCCAACGTTTGTCTTTAAAGGTACGCAACTGCTCTATTGGTCCGACCACACCATTCGGCCAGATGCGCAAAACGTAGCCCAGGCTTTCCGCGACAAGCTGGTACGGATGCGGTTCGGTACCTATTTGGCCGTGCGCAGGCCAGCGGGCAACTTCACTATTCTCACGTACATCCCGCTCCAACGGCAATACGGTATTAGCAACCGCTACTTGCGCGAAGGGCCAGAGCAGGCATTGTTTAAGGGCTCGGATGTGCAGTTGCTGCCCAGCGCCGAGCACAACGACCAGTTGCCTAGGTTGTACTCGCACGAAGGGCACTACCTTTTCTCGGTTGAGAGCCGGCAGCCTAACCCCGTTACCGGCAAATACCTGCCGCTGGCGCTGCTGGTCGTGGGGGTAGGCTTGTATGTGGCCGCTGCCTTGTTGTTCGGCCACGGCCTATTTAAGCGGCGTAAGGCCGGGCTAGGAGCGGTGGCAGTGGTGGCACCATTGGTAGTGTTGCGCGCAGTCCTGCTTCATTTCAACCTGCCGTTTTCATTTATTGAGCTACCGCTGTTCGACCCCAAGGTGTACGCGGCCTCGTGGGTATCGCCGTCGTTGGGCGATTTGCTCATCAACGCCGCGTTGCTCTTGGTGGTGGCTTGGTACACGCTGTTGCTTTTCCGGCGCTACGGCCTGTTGCGGTACATGCGCAGGGTAAGCGGGCAACCCAAACGGCTAACGGCGGCCGCCCTCGTTTTTGTCGTGTTTTATGGGCTGTTGCTGCTGCTGTATCATTTTTACCTGAGCACGGCTACCAACTCGCAACTGGTGCTCGATGTAACGCAGAGCATCCAGTTCTCGCGTTTCAAATTGCTGCTTTGCGCCGCCATCGTGATGCACACGGGCAGCTATTGCTTGGGCTTTTGGTTGCTCACGCAGCTGTACATGGCCGTGGTGCGGCCGCAGCCCAAGCCAATTCACTTGTTGCTGCTGGGCGTGCCGGCCTTGCTGATTTTGCCGGTGGGCTTTGCTTTGGGCGAGCCGATGCTGGGGATACTCGGCCTGACGCTGTTGTTCTTTTTGCTGCTGCGCATATCGTCGCTGCGGCTGCTTTCGGGAGTATTGCCGTACCGCGTGTACGTGTTCGTGTTTCTGATGCTGGGCCTGAGCTCCAGCCTAGGCTCGTTGGCACTGTACCAGCACTTCAAGGATCAGCTAATCCTAAGCAAGCAACGAATGGCCGGCAACTTGCTGGTCGACAACGACCTGCAGGGCGAGTTTATGCTGGTGGAACGCGCCCGCGACATTGCCGCCGACCCCGCCATCCGCACGCGCCTGGCTAGCCCTTTTGCCGATCAGGACGTAGTAAGGCAGAAAATTGCCAAGTATTACCTGCGCGGCTATTTCGATAAGTACGAGGTGCAGGTTACGCTGTTCGACGCCAATGGTATCCCGATGGACGAGCCGGCCAGCACGCCCCGGTTGCCTGCCCTGCGGCCGTCGTTGCTGCAGCAAGCCATACCTACGGACTTACCCAATTTGTACCTGCTGAACCCAGCCGGCTCTTTTGATACGCGCCGGTACGTTGCATTTGTGCCGGTGCCCACGGTGGCGGGCGATGTGGCCACCGTAATGCTG includes the following:
- a CDS encoding cytochrome C oxidase subunit IV family protein codes for the protein MAHHAPENDYNAEGHAVHGKPNVKPILRALAWIVGITAFEFLLAFVMDASTLRNSIFIILTIFKAFFIVAEFMHLRHETKGLIWSIMIPMALLIWLLVALVSEGSFVGEAIFSAYK
- a CDS encoding DUF420 domain-containing protein yields the protein MTTTSTGVVAGPVMPRGYKVVMIALGVIIPIAVAVLYYFPQLFRIEGADVSFLPAVNAGLNSLTAVCLVLGYYFIRNKDVAKHRTMMGTAFLLGSIFLVSYVVYHSQAETTRFGGEGLIRYVYYFVLLTHILLAAVTVGLVLFTLYFAISNQFAKHRKIARWTYPIWLYVSVTGVIVYFMIAPYYVH
- a CDS encoding cytochrome c oxidase subunit I codes for the protein MGSAPTSAPQIQHHVAGDHHDEHHDEGNFLTKYVFSTDHKMIAKQFLISGIAWAFIGATLSTLFRIQLGWPDAQLTWLEPLLGRWVEGGKLNPEFYLALVTMHGTIMVFFVLTAGLSGTFSNFLIPLQIGARDMASGFMNMLSFWFFFLAGVVMFVSLFLETGPAAAGWTIYPPLSALPQAIPGSGAGQTLWLVSMALFIVSQLLGGVNYITTVINLRTAGMSMAKLPLTIWSFFLTAILGLLSFPVLFSAALLLIFDRSFGTSFFLSDIYIGGEALNHVGGSPILFQHLFWFLGHPEVYIVIMPAMGIVSEVMATNARKPIFGYRAMIGSLIGISLLSFVVWAHHMFVTGMNPFLGSVFMFLTLIIAVPSAVKTFNWLATLWRGNIRFTTAMLFAIGFVSLFVSGGLTGIILGNAALDIQMHNTYFVVAHFHLVMGSSAFFGMFAGVYHWFPKMFGRMMDEKLGYVHFWLTILAAYLVFLPMHYVGIAGFPRRYYAYTAYETFNQFADLNTFISIAAIFAFFAQFVFLFNFVYSIFRGRRATENPWNSNTLEWTTPVVPGHGNWPGAIPAVYRWPYDYSKPGAEQDFIPQHIPYSQTVSSNLPYEREME
- the cyoE gene encoding heme o synthase, whose translation is MTKARAYFQLLKFRLSLTVAFSAAIGFMLGQREFAWRSHWAEALLVMLGGLLVTGSANTINQIYEKDLDRLMKRTAQRPLPQGVLSVTEAWIFVVVTGMAGLVLLGWYFNPLTAAISLLSLILYGFIYTPLKRISPICVAVGAIPGGLPPMIGWVAATGMLTVEAWILFGIQFMWQFPHFWAIAWVLDEDYSKAGFRMLPTAGGRDLRTAFQIMTYTLLLIPLSLLPMQFGMTGKTSALIAVLCGVLFLMQTFYLMRTGSKKAAMRIMFGSFLYLPIVQIALVIDKL
- a CDS encoding cytochrome c oxidase subunit 3; its protein translation is MHPSESLNNKQVALGIHPLRFLLWLMIISITMMFAAFTSAYIVRRGEGGWLEFDLPSGLIFNSVVILLSSAAIQWAWHSARRDELRRVQVAMLITFALGVLFLFGQWQVWQELVQSKIFFGGADSNPAGSFVYVLTGVHGFHLITGLVFLVVVLLKSLRFQVHSRQMMAMTNGTIYWHFLGGLWLYLYLFLLLNH
- a CDS encoding SCO family protein, whose protein sequence is MQLRYQPFRAAHFLPSSCRFDAGGGKWQRDTVFHRVGNFRLQNQSGQLVTAKNLEGSVYVSSFFSATCTKECLKLNSQLQRVQEKFRKEPRLKLISFSVDPQHDSVPVLAGYAEQYGAIAGKWYFLTGAADSVQRLAVQDYKIAQTESATIGSAVGLVHSQRLVLVDRDKQIRGIYDGLDPKDVDRLMTEIRILLYTYDHD
- a CDS encoding sensor histidine kinase; the encoded protein is MTKRFSPLVLLLAALLCFSGALLSNHFTAPGVLMQADMTRLQQLLSGAEQRAEREAESLAVQLLRGQGSFATLQGATYPTFVFKGTQLLYWSDHTIRPDAQNVAQAFRDKLVRMRFGTYLAVRRPAGNFTILTYIPLQRQYGISNRYLREGPEQALFKGSDVQLLPSAEHNDQLPRLYSHEGHYLFSVESRQPNPVTGKYLPLALLVVGVGLYVAAALLFGHGLFKRRKAGLGAVAVVAPLVVLRAVLLHFNLPFSFIELPLFDPKVYAASWVSPSLGDLLINAALLLVVAWYTLLLFRRYGLLRYMRRVSGQPKRLTAAALVFVVFYGLLLLLYHFYLSTATNSQLVLDVTQSIQFSRFKLLLCAAIVMHTGSYCLGFWLLTQLYMAVVRPQPKPIHLLLLGVPALLILPVGFALGEPMLGILGLTLLFFLLLRISSLRLLSGVLPYRVYVFVFLMLGLSSSLGSLALYQHFKDQLILSKQRMAGNLLVDNDLQGEFMLVERARDIAADPAIRTRLASPFADQDVVRQKIAKYYLRGYFDKYEVQVTLFDANGIPMDEPASTPRLPALRPSLLQQAIPTDLPNLYLLNPAGSFDTRRYVAFVPVPTVAGDVATVMLQLTLKKLTANSVVPELLVDQNFFQPGLGNELSYAGYEYDRLVYSEGDFDYVNNLPVPALHDERLYTAGVVLNGGHHLGVKGPQHRSVVVSTPTYAVAEWLANFSFWFLLHTLGGVLAGVVVVLVRGRHPQLSRATFSAKIQLFLNIGILMTLLVVSLATASLFTDTYKRDLRRTYERRGQLAQATLLKNRDLLTEPEGRERLTELAENVSTLTEADLNLYDAKGQLLVSSQPLIFEYGLVSELMNPEAVTALAERGQPRTLVNERAGSLSFNTLYLPLRAQTAAPGGGAVLGYVGIPFFDSEKELNTKLTELTTTILNIFTVMFILFLFLTFVATRVLTQPLKLITEKLRHTTLTGQNEPLAYESNDEIGLLVREYNTMLHKLEDSKQELAMQEKEAAWREMARQVAHEIKNPLTPMKLSLQFLQRALAEKRDNIEEMIGRISQTLITQIDVLTDIATSFSNFTNLPAMRPERLGIASVLRRCVALHQHVRMEVEPGGEDVVVYADESLIVRTFNNLLLNALQAVPEARKPEVVARVQLPAPGLVRISIEDNGSGIAADVRDNVFKPNFTTKEKGSGIGLAVARRGIESAGGKIWFETTEGLGTTFFIELPQAPSL
- a CDS encoding COX15/CtaA family protein, which produces MNTPAFERRFRFVATLTLVAVYILILVGGIVRSTGSGMGCPDWPKCFGQWVPPTHISQLPANYKEIYTAQRVAKNKRVAKTLESLGFAEVAANIFAHPNQYIETDFNPVKTWIEYLNRLTGVVIGFLIMLTMVAAWPYRKRDPLIFWAAFASFITVGVQGWLGSLVVSTNLLPVMVTIHMSLALVLVGLLIWAVVRASKVSTFAHKQPLGISVAILLSLLVALTFLQIVLGTQVREDIDMVAFGMNYLNRELWIAKLGGVFRFHRTFSAVLLIGNVYAAVRLFQTGIPSLAKMAYATLLVLVMEIIAGVTLAYFAMPAAAQPIHLTLGTLLFGVQFLALVQYQKLMQIPQASPHTVVVA
- a CDS encoding cytochrome c oxidase subunit 3; this encodes MSTTATQNAAYEAPRSGTWDGGNEPFKASYGKLMMWFFLLSDAFTFAAFLTTYGMVRHRHLAYTGTPEAFKFSTAYWPIPEKVFNAFPGLHGVDIPLAFVALMTMILIVSSVTMVLAVEAGHRMDKDDVQKWLLWTILFGGMFLGCQAWEWAHFISGTDEGTLMADGTRFFGANLTMNQYGPVLFADLFFFITGFHGTHVFSGVCLLVYAFIATTNGTFHKRGHYEMVEKIGLYWHFVDLVWVFVFTFFYLI